Proteins encoded within one genomic window of Streptomyces taklimakanensis:
- a CDS encoding glycosyltransferase family 4 protein, with protein sequence MRICFVSRRYWPTVSGMSAYAENLLRSLTAAGHEVTLVSQYRGDRQGRAVYGGGPPPPERVPRGVRLVALESLGEQAVADGRPADFEADVAALCDTIADLHAREPLDVLHAQYGYPPGLAAVEASERLGVPSVVSIQGGDGHWVGTCCATHRAAVRRVLRDAPALLIGSASFAAEVAARHRIPVERFTVVPGATDTELFRPRPSRRPGTIGDPPTLLYHGRIDVRKGVLDLLEAVRLLLAEGRRLRLLVSGTGPDLDRLTRRARQADLADAVEVLGPTGYHGAPAVYRQGDVFVSPTWAEGFSNTILEAMACGLAVVSTSVVGVVDCVRDGVNGLLAPPRDPGALAGVVGRVLDDAPLRHRLVRTALEQVRSRWSWPVAAGRIGTAYEEVRATWSAGDRPGRAPDGGTTGPVVDLSCRFRRAPHLL encoded by the coding sequence ATGAGGATCTGCTTCGTGTCGCGGCGCTACTGGCCGACCGTGTCGGGCATGAGCGCCTACGCGGAGAACCTGCTGCGGTCCCTGACGGCCGCGGGGCACGAGGTCACCCTGGTGTCCCAGTACCGTGGCGACCGGCAGGGACGCGCCGTCTACGGCGGCGGCCCTCCCCCACCCGAACGGGTCCCCCGGGGCGTGCGCCTGGTGGCGCTGGAGTCCCTGGGCGAGCAGGCCGTCGCCGACGGGCGGCCCGCGGACTTCGAGGCCGATGTCGCCGCACTGTGCGACACGATCGCCGACCTACACGCGCGCGAGCCGCTGGACGTGCTCCATGCCCAGTACGGATACCCGCCGGGGCTGGCCGCGGTGGAGGCATCGGAACGGCTGGGTGTTCCGTCCGTGGTCTCCATTCAGGGCGGCGACGGGCACTGGGTCGGCACCTGCTGCGCCACGCATCGCGCAGCGGTCCGGCGGGTCCTGCGGGACGCCCCCGCCCTGCTGATCGGCTCGGCCTCCTTCGCGGCCGAAGTCGCAGCCCGCCACCGGATACCGGTCGAGCGCTTCACGGTGGTCCCCGGAGCCACCGACACCGAGCTGTTCCGGCCCCGGCCAAGCCGGCGGCCGGGCACGATCGGCGACCCGCCGACGCTCCTCTACCACGGTCGGATCGACGTCCGCAAAGGCGTGTTGGACCTACTGGAAGCGGTGCGGTTGCTCCTGGCCGAGGGCAGGCGACTGCGGCTGCTGGTCTCCGGCACCGGCCCCGACCTGGACCGGCTGACCCGCCGGGCGCGGCAAGCGGATCTGGCCGACGCGGTGGAGGTGCTGGGCCCCACCGGCTATCACGGTGCCCCCGCCGTCTACCGCCAAGGGGACGTCTTCGTCAGCCCCACCTGGGCCGAGGGGTTCTCCAACACCATTCTGGAGGCGATGGCCTGCGGGCTTGCGGTGGTCTCCACCAGTGTGGTCGGGGTGGTGGACTGCGTGCGGGACGGCGTCAACGGCCTACTGGCGCCGCCGCGCGACCCCGGCGCGCTGGCCGGGGTGGTCGGGCGGGTGCTCGACGACGCGCCGCTGCGGCACCGCCTCGTGCGGACGGCGCTGGAGCAGGTGCGGTCCCGGTGGTCGTGGCCGGTGGCCGCCGGGCGCATCGGCACCGCGTACGAGGAGGTGCGCGCCACGTGGTCCGCCGGGGATCGGCCCGGAAGGGCTCCGGACGGCGGGACCACCGGTCCCGTCGTGGACCTGTCCTGTCGGTTCCGCCGCGCCCCGCACCTGCTGTGA
- a CDS encoding PIG-L family deacetylase gives MTARTPGTRTAVAVSPHLDDAVFSAGGVLAALARAGWSVRVVTCFTASVDDPCPFALSTQLDKGLPAETDYMALRRAEDTAAQRMLGVLPPLHLPLPEAPHRGYGSAPELFASPRAGDTVGAELESLIRPRLAPADLVLAPQGIGGHVDHVITARAVAATAPPSRTCWWRDVPYVVRAPYAAGGPPLGRSADAIEVTVDIGAVLTRKIAAAACYTSQLGFQFGGIERVGGVLSAVARTEARRTGTRCGHGEALKAGSRARRLLDTLFPECPEESRHAR, from the coding sequence GTGACCGCGCGGACACCGGGCACCCGCACGGCCGTGGCCGTCAGCCCGCACCTGGACGACGCGGTCTTCTCCGCCGGGGGCGTCCTGGCCGCCCTGGCCAGGGCGGGCTGGTCGGTGCGGGTCGTCACCTGTTTCACGGCCTCGGTCGACGACCCGTGCCCCTTCGCGCTGTCCACCCAGCTCGACAAGGGGCTGCCCGCGGAAACCGACTACATGGCCCTGCGCCGCGCGGAGGACACCGCCGCCCAGCGGATGCTGGGCGTGCTGCCCCCGCTGCACCTGCCGCTGCCCGAGGCACCGCATCGTGGATACGGCAGCGCGCCGGAACTCTTTGCCTCCCCTCGCGCCGGCGACACGGTCGGCGCGGAACTGGAGTCGCTGATCCGTCCACGCCTGGCACCGGCGGACCTCGTCCTCGCCCCGCAGGGGATCGGCGGCCACGTCGACCACGTGATCACGGCCCGGGCGGTTGCCGCCACCGCACCGCCCTCGCGCACCTGCTGGTGGCGCGACGTGCCCTACGTGGTGCGCGCGCCGTACGCCGCGGGTGGGCCTCCTCTCGGTCGGTCCGCGGACGCGATCGAGGTGACGGTGGACATCGGCGCCGTGCTGACGCGCAAGATCGCCGCAGCCGCCTGTTACACCTCCCAGTTGGGGTTCCAGTTCGGCGGCATCGAACGAGTCGGCGGGGTGCTGTCCGCCGTGGCCCGAACCGAGGCCCGCCGCACCGGCACCCGGTGTGGTCACGGTGAGGCGCTAAAGGCCGGAAGTCGGGCCCGGCGCCTTCTGGACACTCTCTTCCCGGAATGCCCCGAGGAGAGCCGGCACGCACGGTGA
- a CDS encoding AAA family ATPase, which produces MREAPSDGGVTPVLWLCGPSGVGKTTVAWQLYSQLVRDGVEAGYVDIDQLGICCPEPTADPGRHRLKAENLGAVVTAFRAAGARCVIVSGVVDPSRGVYAELLPRTALTVWRLRADRKELRRRFLNRGSRVEEVAEVLEEAEALDTSGFADGCIDTTGHTATAVVRLLREHLGPWPTLPEADAAHEPSGAAGPRSSPGTSTLRGVSGLRSTGRRPGTHRTAADERVLWLCGATGVGKSTIGFPLHLRALHAGFPSAYIDLDQLGFCAPASADDPSRHRVKARVLAAVWRNHREAGARRLVMVGSVENQSAIDRYAEALPATATTVCRLHAGEEELTRRVVLRGQGGSWPQPGDPLKGRPTAHLLRIASEATADANAMERAGLGDLKVVTDGLTVEESVDAVCARTGWPGPDPTA; this is translated from the coding sequence ATGAGGGAAGCCCCGTCGGACGGCGGTGTGACCCCTGTGCTGTGGTTGTGCGGTCCGTCGGGGGTCGGCAAGACGACGGTGGCGTGGCAGCTGTACTCGCAGCTCGTGCGGGACGGAGTCGAAGCCGGGTACGTCGACATCGACCAGCTTGGCATCTGTTGTCCCGAACCCACCGCGGATCCGGGACGGCACCGGTTGAAGGCCGAGAACCTCGGCGCGGTGGTGACAGCGTTCCGGGCGGCCGGAGCCCGGTGTGTCATCGTCTCCGGTGTCGTCGACCCGAGCAGGGGCGTGTACGCCGAGCTGCTGCCGCGGACAGCGCTGACGGTGTGGCGGCTCCGCGCCGACCGGAAGGAACTCCGGCGGCGCTTCCTGAACCGCGGCAGCCGGGTCGAGGAGGTGGCCGAAGTACTGGAAGAGGCCGAGGCGCTGGACACCAGCGGCTTCGCCGACGGGTGCATCGACACCACCGGACACACCGCGACCGCGGTCGTACGGCTTCTGCGCGAGCACCTCGGCCCTTGGCCGACCCTCCCCGAAGCCGACGCGGCGCACGAGCCCTCAGGGGCGGCCGGACCACGTTCCTCCCCGGGCACGAGCACGCTCCGCGGTGTAAGTGGGCTCCGCTCCACCGGACGGCGACCGGGCACCCACAGGACCGCGGCCGATGAGCGGGTCCTGTGGCTGTGCGGCGCGACCGGCGTCGGTAAATCGACCATCGGCTTCCCTCTCCACCTGCGAGCCCTGCACGCCGGGTTCCCCTCGGCCTACATCGACCTCGACCAACTCGGCTTCTGCGCTCCCGCCTCGGCCGACGACCCGAGCCGTCACCGCGTCAAGGCCCGTGTCCTGGCAGCCGTGTGGCGGAACCACCGCGAAGCCGGGGCCCGGCGCCTGGTCATGGTCGGCTCGGTTGAGAACCAGTCCGCGATCGACCGGTACGCCGAGGCGCTGCCCGCCACGGCCACCACGGTGTGCCGCCTCCACGCGGGAGAGGAGGAGCTGACGCGCCGGGTCGTGCTCCGCGGTCAGGGCGGTAGCTGGCCGCAGCCGGGCGATCCGCTGAAGGGCCGGCCCACGGCGCATCTGCTGCGCATCGCGTCCGAGGCCACAGCGGATGCCAACGCGATGGAGCGTGCCGGGCTCGGCGACCTGAAGGTCGTCACCGACGGGCTCACCGTTGAAGAGAGCGTCGACGCTGTCTGTGCCCGGACGGGCTGGCCTGGTCCGGACCCCACTGCATGA
- a CDS encoding ornithine cyclodeaminase family protein translates to MSVLLLNDDAVRTHLDAPTAVRAVRDALVAAHGGVLHAPPRIRADLGDGHLVFTAGHLRTEKLFGFRAYDTLVGAEQLVAVWGSDDGRLRAVVHGDELGARRTGAIGAVAVDAAARPGPIRLGLVGAGTHAWTQLWAIRAVRQVREVTVVARRPERAEAFARQAAEELGVRARAVRAVEEAVRDHDVVVVATNSTVPVLDADWIAPGTHVTTLGPKTVARHEVPAALADRADVLLTDSLAQAVGYPEPHVLPVERMIDLGAVLAGASTGRTGPDEITVFCSVGLAGTEVAVAAALWEAVHRSHGAPSAGVQFPSGGTRGT, encoded by the coding sequence CGGGACGCTCTCGTGGCGGCGCATGGAGGCGTCCTCCACGCGCCGCCCCGGATCCGCGCCGACCTCGGGGACGGTCACCTCGTGTTCACGGCCGGGCATCTGCGTACGGAGAAGCTGTTCGGCTTCCGCGCCTACGACACCCTCGTCGGAGCGGAACAACTGGTGGCCGTGTGGGGCTCTGACGATGGTCGGCTCCGGGCCGTGGTACACGGCGACGAGCTGGGCGCTCGGCGGACCGGCGCCATAGGCGCCGTAGCGGTCGACGCGGCGGCGAGGCCGGGACCGATACGGCTCGGGCTGGTGGGAGCGGGTACGCACGCGTGGACACAGTTGTGGGCCATCCGCGCGGTGCGGCAGGTGAGGGAGGTCACGGTGGTGGCTCGCCGACCGGAGCGCGCGGAAGCGTTCGCCCGGCAGGCTGCCGAGGAGTTGGGGGTGAGGGCGCGGGCGGTGCGCGCGGTGGAGGAGGCAGTGCGTGATCACGATGTCGTGGTCGTCGCCACGAACAGCACGGTGCCCGTCCTGGATGCCGACTGGATCGCGCCGGGTACGCATGTGACCACGCTCGGACCCAAAACGGTCGCGCGCCATGAGGTGCCGGCGGCCCTGGCGGACCGGGCTGACGTGCTCCTCACCGACTCCCTCGCCCAGGCAGTCGGCTACCCCGAGCCGCACGTTCTTCCCGTTGAGCGGATGATCGACCTGGGTGCTGTCTTGGCCGGAGCGTCGACGGGCCGGACCGGCCCGGACGAGATCACCGTTTTCTGCTCCGTCGGTCTCGCCGGCACCGAGGTTGCCGTCGCTGCCGCGCTGTGGGAGGCGGTACACCGCAGCCACGGTGCACCGTCGGCAGGCGTCCAGTTCCCGTCCGGTGGAACACGCGGGACTTGA